TTACTAGAGATAGCTTTAATATCATCATTGAATACTAATTTAGGTATAAATAGCCAGACGGGTTTCTTAGAGTATAAAGCTTTAATTAGATAAGGAATTTTGATTTTCCCATTTATTTGCCTCAAAAACAAACTTATCTTGAGAAATAAGAGTAGAGACCTCAGTATGTCTTGTGACCTTTGCAAGGTTTTGAGTCTAAGCATTAAACCATTATATCTAATCTTAATGTTATTTTATTGATGAAAATCATTGAAAATATTTCTCTTAATCTTTCTCTTGTTTGTTATGTATATATTGTTATTGTATGAAAGTTAATTAAAAGGATATTTAAACATACAGTAATGCCTAGCTTTCTTGGCTTTATCCCATGTAGATCTGGTTCTAAACGAATACCAGACAAAAATTTGTCAGTATTCTATTCGAAAACATTAATTCAAAGAGCGCATGATTTAGCAGAAGCCTCTAGCATGATAGATGGCATAATTATCTCTACAGATTCTGAGATTTATCTTGATAAAATTGAGAAAGGGAAAAAGTATATTGATATAGGATTAAGGTCTGAAATTAATTCTCAGGATTCGATTACTGATGATCTTGTAATTCAAGAGGTTCTAATTAAGTTAGAGCAAATCAATTATTCTTACGATTATGTTGTTCATATTCGTCCAACATACCCAGCAATTACTGTAAGTTATATAGATGATGCTATTAACCATTTTCTATCTTCTAAGCAAGCAACTAGTTTAAAAAGTGTTGAAAGGCTTCAACTTTATAAGGAAAAGTGTTTAATTGAGTCTCCCGATGATTCAGACAGATTAATAGGTTTAGATGGAGATATATATAATCAAAAGAGTTTTACTCCCTCTCAAGACTGCAATAATCTTTTTGGGCAGACAGGTGCTGTGGATATTTATAGCACAACCTCTATAAAGAAGGGGTCTTTATGGGGTAACTATTGCTTAAAATATGAATTTGGAAATGTTGCTGCTGATTTAGATGAGTATTATGATTTTCCAGCAGCTTATGGAAGTTTAGATCAGTTAAATTTGAAGGTAAATGGAGAATTAAATAGTCAAATTGAGATCTGTTTTGATATAGATGGAGTATTATTTTCTAGATCGAAAGAAAATGACTATAGTGATATTTATCCAAATCATGGGGCAATAAAACTATTGCAGTCATTGCATAGTAATGGATACAGAATAATCTTACATACAGCAAGAGGTTCTAAAACAGGTAAAGACTGGAGTGATATAACAGAGGATCAATTACGAAGTTTTTCAATTCCTTACGATGAACTTTTATTTGGGAAGCCCGGATCTGATTTTTATATTGATGACAGAAGTATTACATTAAGTCAGTTAAAAAGTTTAACTGATATGGATTAAATAAGTTTTAAATAAGATACATCTTAAGCATAAATAAATCTGTTTATTCACTTTTATATAGTTAGTTTATTTACATTAATAAATCATCTGTTTCTCTTGAATTATTACTTGAAGTGCTAAACATGGATTTGACACACAATTTACAAATAGGATCATCTTGGTATCTACCTTGAGAATGTATTTTCTGAATGAATTTCATCTTTTCAGAGTTCCATGCATCATATAAACTTGTTTCGGGAAATTTTCCTAAAGATAATGCTGTGGAATACATTAAACAACATGGTGTTATATCATTATTTTTGATAACAAGTCTTTGATAGGGTTGTACACACTTGAACCCTTCATTAGAGGAAATATTTGCTGAGGGATAAGCTTCTCTAGGGGCATAAAAGTCCGAGAAATCTTTTCCTGGAGTAGGAGGCATAAAGTTTTGAATAGTTACCATATCGACTCTGGAACTCCAGTATTCAATAAAGTCATCTAGCTCTTTATAATTTTTTTTCTGTAAAACAAAACTGACACCAGTTACAGGCAAATCATATCCTCCTTTACGTTTTTCCTCTAAGAAAGATTCTATATTCTTTAAAACTTTCGAATAATTTCCTCCCACCCTAATTGCTGAATAGGTTTCCTCGGTAAAAGCATCAAGGCTAAATCTTAATCTTGTAACTCCCGAATCTAATAATTTTTTAGCTCTTTCTTTAAATAACAATGAACCATTTGTATTGAACATAATATCGATAAAACCATGATTGTATGCATAAGAAATATATTCTTCCAGCTTTGGATTTAAAAGAGGCTCATTATTGCCTTGTACAGACATCGACGGACATTTATATGTTTCTGCTTCATCTATTGCAAGTTTAAATGTATTGAAGTCAAGATCATCTCCTTGGTAATACTTTTTAAGCTCGTCAGGGTATGCCAAAATACATTGAGGGCATCTATAGTTACATCTTTGATTCATATCAAAATGTAAGAATAAAGGAAATTCTGTTAGGATCTCAAATCTATTTGCAGCATCCCAAGTCTTTCTATAGTCAATAAACTTTTTACCTAAGATTTTACTAAGCTTATTATTGATATCTTGTTCCTTGGAGTAATGAGCTACTTTCCCATCAGTAGTATATACTTTCTTTGCCATGTCAACTAAATTTAATTGATCAATTTATTGATATAATAGAACAAAATAATGGCTTTATCACTAGAAATATTTTTTGCTTTTTTAAACGAAATAAGTTTGGGCCTTTATCACAGAAATAAGTTAAGGTTTTTCAAATTAAGAAGTTATTTATCTCATTTAGCTTGAGTAAAAATAGTCCAGGATTTTTAAGGACTTATTCCACTTTATTTATACGCAGTTTCATTCGACTTGTAGAGGGCAAATTTATATCCTCCCCTTTTTTATTTAAGGTAATTTAAAATATTTTAATTCTCTAATTAGATGAAAATTTGAATTTAAAAACCTTCAAATAAAATCTAATATTTATATTAAAAGAAAATATTCAAGAAAGAAAAATTAGCATATTATTCATAACAATAATTTGATCACTATAATTATTGTTTTTAACATCTTCAATTATTTGATTTTAAACTTAAGATACCTTGCTTTTTAGAACACTATTTAGAACATTATTTAGAACACTATTTAGAACATTAAAAAGAACCATTTCTTTGATTGATTTTCAAATTCTATATATGCAACATATTTTTCTGTTGGTGTAATCTAAATCACAACTTTTAGGAAATTTTAGTCATCCCACATATCTTTTTTTTCTTGATCTAAATTATTCGTTTCAAGTAATTCTAATCTTTGTTTCTGTAGATCTATTTCTGTTTCAAGAACGTTTTTATCGTCACTATATTTTCTTTGTAATTCTAAGATCACACTTTCAAATTGCTCTCCATAAAAATCTGACATTTCATTCCATGCTTCTATTTCTTCTTCTTTGCCAATAGTATCGTTTATCTGATGAGAAATAATTTCTAGGACATATTGTTTAAGTTCTTGATGACTCATAGATTCAACTTTTTTATGAATATATAATTCTTTAAGATTTTCTAGTTGTTTTTTTGATAAATCAGAATAGATAAATGACTTCTTTTTCATAAATACTGAGATTATTTTTAATATAGACAAAATTCTTAGCTTAAACACTAATGAAAATCTAAAGCCATACAATCAGTTGAAAACTCCTTAAAAACTCAGAATAGCCATTTAATTCCATTTTAAGATGCCTTGCTATGACAAATTGATTGAGATATGCTTCCTAATTAAATATCTACATTATTTCAAATATCCTTCTAATTATTAAGAAATAGTTAATAAAAACGAAAGAAATTATAAAATTTAAAATTTTTAAAAATTTGTAATTTCCCTCTCATGCCCTGTCATTATTGAGTTAACTGGCAAATCTTATTGATAAAATTGTTTACATTAATTCAGCAATCTTTCTAAATTCTTGAGAGAATCGTATTACTAAAATTTAATTTTAATTTAATAGTCTATAAATATGAAAATTTCAATCCTTTTAATTGAAGATGATCGTGATATGCGTGAATTGGTAGCTAGGCATTTGGAACATTCTGGTTTCGACGTCCAAAAAGCTGAAGATGGCATTAAAGGCCAAGCATTAGCTCTTCAGTATTCACCGGATTTAATACTCTTAGATTTAATGCTACCAAGTGTTGATGGATTAACTTTATGTCAGCGACTTAGAAGAGATGAAAGAACTTCAAATATTCCAATCTTGATGATAACTGCATTGGGTGGCCTCAAAGATAAAGTTACTGGTTTTAATTCTGGAGCTGATGATTACATTACCAAACCATTTGATTTAGAAGAATTACATGTACGCATAAAAGCGTTGTTAAGGAGAACTAACAGAGCACAGTTGAATTCTAGTAATCAGCAAGAAATTCTAAATTACGGTCCTCTCACTCTTGTACCGGAAAGATTTGAGGCTATCTGGTTTGAATTGCCTGTTAGATTAACACATCTTGAATTTGAATTAATTCATTGTCTTTTACAAAGGCATGGTCAAACTGTATCACCAGCATTGATTCTTAAAGAGGTGTGGGGCTATGAACCTGACGATGATATTGAGACAATCAGAGTTCATATTAGACACTTACGAACTAAGCTAGAACCTGACCCACGCAAGCCTATATATATAAAAACTGTATATGGAGCGGGATATTGTCTTGAGTTACCAATTGGTTCTCAAGTTGAAACTGCTAAGCAAGAGTTTATTCAAGCAAGAAATCCTGATTTAATCAATTCTGCAATAGATTAAATTTCATATATCTTCCATTGAAATTTTTAAAAAAGTAATTTCCCATGCCAACCTTGGTTGAATGTTTTGTCTTAAGTGAAATTTTAAATTTTCAAGTTTTTTTATTAGATCAATATTTTTTGTCTTTCTCCACCAAATAATTTGAATTAAATTGACTAAATAAGTCTGTTGATATATTTCTAATTCTTCAGATATTAATTTACATACTTCTAATATTTCTAGATTATTTTTTATTGGAGAATCTAATTTACTTGTAATTTCATTTGATAATTCATTCCAAATTTCAATATTCTTCAATAATTGCCCTGGAGATCCATTCGCAGAATTTATTAAATCTTCAAATTTTAGTTTTGTATTTCTATTAGATTTAGCAGGATCAAAATAATCTTTTAAGATAGATTGCATTTGTTTACTAGAACAGGATCGAAACCGGACTAATTGACATCTTGAAATGATCGTATCTAAAAGAAGGTTTAATTTTGATGTTAATAAAATAAAAATGCCATTACTGGGTTCTTCTAAGGTTTTTAAAAGGCAATTTGAGGCTGATTCATTTAGAAGGTGCGCATCAATAATTAAAACAATTTTTTTTCCTGAGTTTATTGATTTCTGACCAAGAAAAGTTTTTATAAAACGTATTTGAGCAATCTTAATAATCTCAGATCCACTTTTTTTTGTTTTTTCAAGATAGGAACTTTCTGATCTTTTAGCTTCCGAAAGAGAATTAGGTTCGATAATTAGAAAATCAGGATGGTTATTATTGGTAATTCTCTCTTCAATATTTCCGCTTAGGGAAGATTGTTTTAAAATTTCTTTTATAAAATTAAGAGCAGTTTGTGTTTTCCCTACTCCTTCGGCACCATAAAATATATACCCATTAGCATATGATTTGGTTTTAATTATGCTTTTAAGGCATTTATTGGTTTCTTCATTAATAAAAAAATTATTTTTTTTAAAC
This window of the Prochlorococcus sp. MIT 1314 genome carries:
- a CDS encoding DNA polymerase III subunit delta' — encoded protein: MSEFKKNNFFINEETNKCLKSIIKTKSYANGYIFYGAEGVGKTQTALNFIKEILKQSSLSGNIEERITNNNHPDFLIIEPNSLSEAKRSESSYLEKTKKSGSEIIKIAQIRFIKTFLGQKSINSGKKIVLIIDAHLLNESASNCLLKTLEEPSNGIFILLTSKLNLLLDTIISRCQLVRFRSCSSKQMQSILKDYFDPAKSNRNTKLKFEDLINSANGSPGQLLKNIEIWNELSNEITSKLDSPIKNNLEILEVCKLISEELEIYQQTYLVNLIQIIWWRKTKNIDLIKKLENLKFHLRQNIQPRLAWEITFLKISMEDI
- a CDS encoding response regulator transcription factor; the encoded protein is MKISILLIEDDRDMRELVARHLEHSGFDVQKAEDGIKGQALALQYSPDLILLDLMLPSVDGLTLCQRLRRDERTSNIPILMITALGGLKDKVTGFNSGADDYITKPFDLEELHVRIKALLRRTNRAQLNSSNQQEILNYGPLTLVPERFEAIWFELPVRLTHLEFELIHCLLQRHGQTVSPALILKEVWGYEPDDDIETIRVHIRHLRTKLEPDPRKPIYIKTVYGAGYCLELPIGSQVETAKQEFIQARNPDLINSAID
- a CDS encoding radical SAM/SPASM domain-containing protein, whose amino-acid sequence is MAKKVYTTDGKVAHYSKEQDINNKLSKILGKKFIDYRKTWDAANRFEILTEFPLFLHFDMNQRCNYRCPQCILAYPDELKKYYQGDDLDFNTFKLAIDEAETYKCPSMSVQGNNEPLLNPKLEEYISYAYNHGFIDIMFNTNGSLLFKERAKKLLDSGVTRLRFSLDAFTEETYSAIRVGGNYSKVLKNIESFLEEKRKGGYDLPVTGVSFVLQKKNYKELDDFIEYWSSRVDMVTIQNFMPPTPGKDFSDFYAPREAYPSANISSNEGFKCVQPYQRLVIKNNDITPCCLMYSTALSLGKFPETSLYDAWNSEKMKFIQKIHSQGRYQDDPICKLCVKSMFSTSSNNSRETDDLLM
- a CDS encoding cytidylyltransferase domain-containing protein, with the translated sequence MPSFLGFIPCRSGSKRIPDKNLSVFYSKTLIQRAHDLAEASSMIDGIIISTDSEIYLDKIEKGKKYIDIGLRSEINSQDSITDDLVIQEVLIKLEQINYSYDYVVHIRPTYPAITVSYIDDAINHFLSSKQATSLKSVERLQLYKEKCLIESPDDSDRLIGLDGDIYNQKSFTPSQDCNNLFGQTGAVDIYSTTSIKKGSLWGNYCLKYEFGNVAADLDEYYDFPAAYGSLDQLNLKVNGELNSQIEICFDIDGVLFSRSKENDYSDIYPNHGAIKLLQSLHSNGYRIILHTARGSKTGKDWSDITEDQLRSFSIPYDELLFGKPGSDFYIDDRSITLSQLKSLTDMD